CCGGTTCAATTATCAAGGTAAAGGCCTATCAATGAGTTCCGAGAAGGCTGTCTATTTTGTTCTTGTCGAAACCCACTATCACATGGCTTCCTATGGTGATTACGGGAACACCCATCTGTCTACTCTTTCTGACCATCTCGTCTGCCTTTGCTTTATCCTTGCTCACATCGTAGTCTTTGAAGGGAATCCCATTGCTCTTGAAATAGTCTTTCGCTCTCTTGCACCAGGGACATGTGGGAGTAGAATAAACAACTACTTTCGCATCCATTTTCTCACCTCCATATACCCCACTAGGGTATCATTCATAGATATTATAAAATGATCTGGCTGGTCGTGTCAAGTGCTTACTATCAACTTATTTAGCTCAGATGAATTCAAAGAAATCAACTGGAATGGCTTTCATTCCTTCGGTTTAGTAAGAAGTAACTCGAGTCTCTGGAGTGTCCGTAAAAGCTCGAGCTGCCTTTCACTCAATCTCTTTCTGTCGGCCAGGAGAGTTTGTAGATGACCCAGAGCCACGAGCTTTTCGAGATCTTCATCCGAGAACTCCTGCTTGGCCAGAATCTCTTTCTCCGCATTCTTCCACTCCATATAGAACAACCGGCCCGAGGGAGTCCACCGTCCGAATATACTCTTTGGTATCATCAGCAGAAACCATCCGAGACACCAATCGGCGTACAGAACGATCGAAAGCACGAGCGTCTCGTCGGGGAAGGTCAGGTAAACCTGCCAGTTCGCGAAGAGGTATTTCAGTATCAGCGACCAGGTTATCAGGAAAAATATCGAGAAGACCGACATGACCGTAGAGCCGAGGTGCTCGTAAAACCTCCCCGAGCGTACAACCTTCATGGCGTGTTTCTGCCAGAAACCGTAATGCCTGTTAAAGGCTTCGATCCCCTCGCCTTTGTGTTCCTGGTCGGGTATCTCGACCTCATCCTTTCCATCGCTTCCGAGAGATTTGATCGCCTGTATTGCCCACTGCTGTTGAGTAGGCATGGTGTTGTTTTTGACGCTGGTCAGTATAGTCCTTCCCTGGAGCTTGATCTGGCCGCTGTTGTGCAATTCGAGTATCGTGGCGAGGAAACCGTCTCTGTCCACCTCCTGAAAGGGATTCTTCACGATTGCGTTCAGCAGGTAACCAGGGGCCGAGTCGATCCTATGGCCGATCTCAGTCTTTATCTGCGGCTCTATACCGAAGAGGATGAATGTGAAGAAAAGGACAAAGATAGGGACGGCAATTTGAAAGCCAATCAGACCGGAAAGAAAGGCCTGCTGAAACATGCTGGTCTCGTTTTCCTTTTCGATCGAGCTCCTGCTGATGGTAGTATTGATGGCCGTGGACATACTGTTTCCTATACTCCTTGGAAAGACCACCATTATCTCGGCCGAAGCGCTTGAAAGAACAGATTTCATGCTCAGCAATACCCTGTTGCCTTCTATGGTGATTTTTGCTTCCTTGTAAGGTTTAAGAAAGATGCTTTCGGTCGTGATCGTCCTGGCGATCTGTTCGGGTAATTCCAAAGAGAGCGAGATGTTTCTGGTCATAGCATCGGAATTTGGCTCCCAGAAGCGATAGCTGAGTACGGAGACGTCGCTGCCGTTTTCAACTACTCCTGAAAGTCTGTAGTTGGTGCTGGCGGTAAAACTTTCCACATCTTCGTTCACGAATATTCTCACATCGAAGCCGCCCGGCGAGGAGGATACTTCCCTGACTACGCCGGTCGTTTGATCGACCTGTACGTTGAAAGATTCGAGAACGGCCGGGTAGGAAAGGTGAAGCCTCTTAGAAGCAGTCCGGTTGTTTCTGGAAAGTTCGTACAGCGACGTTTCTGATACACTCAAAAATCCGTTTCTATCTAGAGTCGCCTTTATATCAACGGAGCTTATTTTGTAAGGGGCGTTTTCCCTCCAGTAACCGTTCCCCATCGCGACGAACATGAAGAAGCCGCTCACTATCATAAAAATGATGAAAAAATCCTTTCTCTGGAATCTCCTCTTCAATTTATCTCACCCTCTGCATTATACTCTTATATAGTTGTTCCAACTGAAACCCGGAGGTAGAGATGCTAAAAAGTAAAAAGCTGTTCGTTTCCGATATGGATGGAACCTTTTACCTGGGCGACAAGTTGCTGCCCGGTAGCTTAGATTTTGCCATAAAAGTACGTGACATGGGTGCCCGGCTCGTGTTTCTCACGAACAATTCCTCACGTACACCTGATGAATATATCAGAAAACTGACCAAAATGGGAGTGAACAGAGAGTTATTCGAAGTCTATACATCGGGCGAGGCTACCGTTCGATTCTTGATGGAAAAGTATCCGGGCAGACGCGTGTATCTCCTTTCAACTCCTTCGGTCAGAGAGATGTTTCACAGAGCCGGTATAAACCTGGTGGAAGAGGATCCTGAAGTGGTAGTTCTCACTTACGACACCACCATAGATTTCGGCAAGATCAGAAAAACGGCCCTTTTTCTCAGAAAGGGAGTCGCATACGTGGCCAGTCACCCCGACATAAATTGCCCGACAGAGGAAGGTCCCGTTCCAGATGTAGGAAGTTTTATAAGTCTCTTCGAGAGTTCGACCGGAAGAAAACCGGACTGGATAATCGGGAAGCCGAGCCCCACGATTCTCGAGATGCTTCTGGAGGACTATTCTCAGACCGCCGACGGGTGTGTCATAATCGGAGACCGCCTCTACACCGATATAGAATGCGGTTTGAGGGCCGGGGTAGATGCAATTCTGGTACTTTCCGGAGAAACTACGCCCGAAATGGTTTCTCCAGATCATCCTTACATTATTGCAAATGATGTGGGAGAGATTGCAAAACTGATTAGTCAGGAGTTTACTGTATAATTCTGATAGCTGGAGGTGATTGAATGGTCATTCTTTTTATCGTACTAGGTATAGTTGTTGTTCTCGCTCTTTGGATAATAGGTGTTTACAACAACCTGGTCACCCTGAAGAAGAGAGTCGAGAATGCATGGTCTCAAATCGATGTGCAGCTCAAGAGAAGACATGACTTGATTCCAAACCTTGTAAATTCCGTAAAGGGATACATGAAATTCGAACAGGAAACGCTGGAGAAGGTTATGCAGGCCAGAGCACGCGCAGTATCGGCCCAGGGCGTGGGGGATAAGATAAAGGCCGAGCAGGAACTCGGCGGGGTGCTCGGAAGATTGCTCGCCATTGTCGAAAACTATCCCGATCTCAAGGCCAACACCAATGTCTCTCAACTCATGGAGGAACTGACCAGCACCGAGAACAAAATATCCTATGCCAGACAGTTCTATAACGATTCGGCGACTAAATTCAATACCAAGATCGAAATTTTCCCAAACAACATAGTGGTGGGTTTCTTCGGTGGCAAATTCGAAGCCTTCCCGCTTTTTGAAGTCACTGAAGGCGAGAGAGAAACTCCCAAAGTAGATCTTTCATTCTGAGGGATATGGCCTTTACAGTAGATTTCTACGAACAGGGCAGAAAAAACGTGAGAAAGACCATCGTTCTCGTGGTGGTCTTTCTCGTCATGATGGCAGCCTTTGGACTGATAATCGATATAATCTTCGGAATACTGCCGATCTTCACCCTGATATTTCTGGTGGTCGCTCTGGTACAACTTCTGATATCGTTGAGCTCGGGGAAGGAGATAGTTCTAAAGTCGGTTAGGGCAAGAGAAGCGCGGCAGGACGATCCTGAAGAGAGACAACTGAAAAACATAGTCGATGAGCTGTCTCTTGCGGCCGGGATGGCGAAGCCGCCGGAAGTGTACGTTGTTGACGACGATACGGTAATAAACGCCTTCGCGACCGGCAGAAAATCCGAAGATTCGGTTATCTGTGTCACGAGCGGTTTGTTGAAGCAGCTTGATCGCGAAGAGACGTCCGGGGTAATCGGCCACGAATTGAGTCATATCGTGAACAGGGATATTCTAATAATGACGCTGATTTCGGCGCTTCTGGGCGCTGTCGTGATAATCCAGCTGATGGCCTTTAGGGCTTTGATAGCCTATGTGAGGTTCGGCGCTTTCGGCGCGGCGACCAGATCGAGAAGGTCTTCAAAGAAAGGTGATAACTCTACGCTCGTGATACTGGCCTTCCTCGCGGCCGTTGCGGGATTGGGGGCCGTCTTTTCCTTCATCGGAAGGTTGTCGCTTCTGGCAGTCTCCAGAACAAGAGAGTACTTCGCCGATGCCAGAGCGGTGGAGCTGACCAGAAACCCGGTCGGACTTTCTAGGGCTCTCAGAAAGATAGTCACAAACTCGCAAAAAATGAAAACCGCCAACATCGCCACTGCCCATCTTTTCATATCCGACCCCCTTAAAAGGCACATAAACAACAAGAGCTCTTTCTTCGCATCCCTCTGGAGTACACACCCTCCGATCGCAATGAGAATCTCGATACTCGAGAACCGTTCGCTAAAGGAGGTGGAAAGCGAGCTCGCAAGTTACCTGTAGACCCAAAAACGAATTCACCTGTACAACGCAGATAAGGAAACCAATCTGTAACTTGACAGTGAAGGGAGGTACTGGTAGTATAGGAATTGCTGACGCGGAAAGGGAGCGAAGGCGAAGGTGGAAGGAAAGGGTCATTGAAAAATGGATAGCAATCCAGCGAGTTTCAAAGAATGAGTCATGGATGGAGGGTTTGATCCTGGCTCAGGGTGAACGCTGGCGGCGTGCTTGACACATGCAAGTCGAACGGTATGTGGCAACACATAGAGTGGCGAACGGGTGAGTAACACGTGGGAACGTATCTTTTGCAGGGGGATAACTGACCGAAAGGACAGCTAATACCGCATAAGTCCGGGAGGAGAAAGGTGCAACAGCATCGGCAGAAGAGCGGCCCGCGGTCCATCAGCTAGTTGGTGAGGTAAGGGCTTACCAAGGCGACGACGGATAGCCGGCGTGAGAGCGTGGCCGGCCACAAGGACACTGAGATACGGGTCCTACTCCTACGGGAGGCAGCAGTGCGGAATTTTAGATAATGGAGGGAACTCTGATCTAGCGACGCCGCGTGCAGGAAGAAGGTCTTCGGATTGTAAACTGCTGTGGTAAGGGAAAAATGCTATGTAGAGTGGAAAGCTACATAGAGGGATGGTACCTTACTAGAAAGCCCCGGCTAACTACGTGCCAGCAGCCGCGGTAATACGTAGGGGGCGAGCGTTACCCGGAATCACTGGGCGTAAAGGGAGCGTAGGTGGCCTAACATGTCAACTGTGAAAACCCGGAGCTCAACTCCGGACTTGCAGTTGAAACTGGTAGGCTTGAGGACGGTAGAGGAAGACGGAACTGCCAGTGTAGGGGTAAAATCCTTAGATATTGGCAGGAACGCCGGTGACGAAGGTGGTTTTCTGGGCCGGTTCTGACACTGATGCTCGAAAGCCAGGGGAGCGAACGGGATTAGATACCCCGGTAGTCCTGGCCCTAAACGATGTTCACTAGGTGTGGGGAGCGGAAAGCTCTCCGTGCTAAAGCTAACGCGATAAGTGAACCGCCTGGGGAGTACGCCCGCAAGGGTGAAACTCAAAGGAATTGACGGGGACCCGCACAAGCGGTGGAGCGTGTGGTTTAATTCGATGCTAAGCGAAGGACCTTACCAAGGTTTGACATGCTAATGGTAGTGAATTGAAAGAGGAACGACCACACTATGTGTGGAGTTAGCACAGGTGGTGCACGGCCGTCGTCAGCTCGTGTCGTGAGGTGTTGGGTTAAGTCCCGCAACGAGCGCAACCCCTGCTCTTAGTTACCAGCGGTAAGGCCGGGTACTCTAAGAGGACCGCCGCCGACGAGGCGGAGGAAGGGGGGGATGAAGTCAGGTATCGTGCCCCTTATATCTTGGGCGACACACGCGCTACAATGGGTTGGACAGAAGGGACCAAGACAGCGATGTGGAGGAAATCCTCAAACCAACCCCCAGTTCAGATTGCAGGCTGAAACCCGCCTGCATGAAGCCGGAATCGCTAGTAATCGCAGATCAGCCAAGCTGCGGTGAATACGTTCCCGGGTCTTGTACACACCGCCCGTCAAGCCACCCGAGTTGGTAACACCTGAAGATGAGTATCCTAACCGAAAGGAGGGAGCTTGTTTAGGGTGGGATTGGCAAGGGGGGCTAAGTCGTAACAAGGTAGCCCTACCGGAAGGTGGGGCTGGATCACCTCCTTTCTAAGGAGTTTATGGATTGCTATCCATCTTTGAGTTACTCTTCTGGTCATTGAAAAGTGCATAGGGAAGAAAGATAGGAGCGAGTTAAAGAAAGGTAAAGGTAGAAAGGGCTCACGGAGGATGCCTAGGTAGCGGGAGGCGAAGAAGGGCGTGGCCAGCTGCGAAAAGCCGCGTGTAGGTGCAAGCGACCGTAGAAGCGCGGATGCCCGAATGGGGAAACCCACCAGGTAGAGACACCTGGTATCCCGAAAGGGAAGCGAACCTTGCGAACTGAAACATCTTAGTAGCAAGAGGAAGAGAAATCGAAGAGATTCCCTGAGTAGCGGCGAGCGAAAGGGGAAGAGCCTAAACCGATGCAGTGTAAGCGTACGGGCGTTGCTGGATCGGGGTAGAGGGATATTGGCGGGCCTGACCGTACAGGGCCGGATGAAGCGAAGGGCTAGTCGAATTACCTTGGAAGGTAAACCGGAGAAGGTGAAAGTCCTGTAGGCGAAAGCTTAGAGCTAGTCTTGCTAATATCCCGAGTAACGCGGGGCACGAGGAATCCCGCGTGAATCTGGGGAGACCACTCTCTAAGGCTAAATACTACCTGCTGACCGATAGAGGAAAAGTACCGTGAGGGAAAGGTGAAAAGCACCCCGGGAGGGGAGTGAAAGAGTACCTGAAACCGTGAGTCTACAATAAGTGGGAGCACGAGAGTGCGACCGCGTGCCTTTTGATTAATGAGCCTGCGAGTTACCGTAACTGGCGAGGTTAATCCGAGAGAGGAGGAGCCGAAGGGAAACCGAGTCTTAACAGGGCGGGAGTCAGTTGCGATAGACCCGAAACCGGGTGAGCTATCCATGGGCAGGTTGAAGGTGGGGTAACACCCACTGGAGGACCGAACCAGTTAGCAGTAAAAAGCTATTGGATGACCTGTGGATAGGAGTGAAAAGCTAACCGAACTCGGTGATATCTGGTACTCCTCGAAACGTGTCTAAGCACGGCCTTGCATGGTTAGTGGAGGGGGTAGAGCACTGATTGGGCTAGGGGGGCGACCTCCGACCTCAGTCAAACTTCGAATACCTCTACTCAAAGTGCAGGAGACAGACTGCGAGCGATAAGGTCCGTAGTCGAGAGGGAAACAGCCCAGACCACCAGCTAAGGGCCCAGAGAGATAGCTAAGTGTTAAAGGAAGTGGAGAGTCAAAGACAGCTAGGATGTTGGCTTAGAAGCAGCCATCATTAAAAGAGTGCGTAACAGCTCACTAGTCGAGACTCACCGCGCCGAAGATGTAAGGGGGCTGAAGCTATCCTCCGAAGCTGTGGAACAGGAAACTGTTGGTAGAGGAGCATTGTGTAGTAGGGAGAAGGTAGACCCGTGAGGGCTGCTGGACGAGACACAAGAGAGAATGCAGGCATGAGTATACGAAAGGAGAGTGAGAATCTCTCCCCCCGAAAGCCTAAGGGTACCTGGGGAAGGTTCGTCCGCCCAGGGTTAGTCGATACCCTAAGGGGAACCCGAAAGGGGTAACCGATGGGAAACCGGTTAATATTCCGGTACTGGCGTAGCACGAGTTATGGGGTGTGACACAGGAGGATAGGCGTTGCGTACTAGTTGCATAGTGCGTCTAAGTTTCGAGTCCGATGATCGCGGCAGGGAAATCCACCGCGGGAGGGTGAGGGACGAATGGGAGTTTCTTCGGGAGCAACAACGTTGAGTTCATACTGTCGAGAAAAGCATCGCATAGCGTTGAGTGTTGAGCCAATCGTTCTGAAAACCGACACAGGTAGGCAAGCTGAGAAGGCTAAGGGGAGCGGGATAACTCCTGTTAAGGAACTAGGCAAATTAGCCCCGTAACTTAGGGAGAAGGGGTACTCTGGTTGGTTAATAGCTGACTGGAGTCGCAGTGACAAGGCAGCGGCGACTGTTTACCAAAAACACAGGGCTCTGCGAATTCGATAAGAAGACGTATAGGGTCTGACGCCTGCCCAGTGCTGGAAGGTTAAGGGGAAAGGTTAGCGCGAGCGAAGCTTTGAACCGAAGCCCCAGTAAACGGCGGCCGTAACTATAACGGTCCTAAGGTAGCGAAATTCCTTGTCGGGTAAGTTCCGACCTGCACGAATGGCGTAACGATCGCTGCACTGTCTCAACAGGAGACCCGGTGAAATTTCAGTCTGGGTGAAGATGCCCAGGACTCGCAACTAGACGGAAAGACCCCATGGAGCTTTACTGTAGCTTGGTATTGTGCTTTGTTGTATGGTGTACAGGATAGGTAGGAGGCGGAGAACCCGGTTCGCCAGGATCGGGGGAGCCAACGGTGGGATACTACCCTCTATACAACGGAGTACTAACTTGTGGATGTGGAAAGCATCGCAAGGACAGTGCTAAGTGGGCAGTTTGACTGGGGCGGTCGCCTCCCAAAGAGTAACGGAGGCGCGCTAAGGTTGGCTCAGGTTGGTTGGAAATCAACCATAGAGTGTAAGGGCAAAAGCCAGCTTGACTGTGAGACTGACAGGTCGAACAGGAGGGAAACCTGGCCCTAGTGACCCTGCGGCCCTGAGTGGAAAGGCCGTTGATCAGCGGATAAAAGCTACCCTGGGGATAACAGGCTTATACTGCCCGAGAGTTCACATCGACGGCAGTGTTTGGCACCTCGATGTCGGCTCATCGCATCCTGGGGCTGGAGCAGGTCCCAAGGGTTAGGCTGTTCGCCTATTAAAGCGGTACGTGAGCTGGGTTCAGAACGTCGTGAGACAGTTCGGTCCCTATCTGTTGCGAGCGTAGGAGACTTGAGAAGGGTAGCCCCTAGTACGAGAGGACCGGGGTTAGTGGACCTCTGGTGAATCAGTTGTCGTGCAAGCGGCAGTAGCTGAGTAGCTAAGTTCATGAGTGATAACCGCTGACAGCATCTAAGCGGGAAGCATGCTTCAAGACTAGGTCTCTCAGGATCGTTCGAGAAGAGGACGTAGATAGGCTGGAGATGTAAGCATCGTGAGGTGTTGAGTCGACCAGTACTAATCATCCGATTCCTTTACCTTTATTCCCTGTGCACTCTTGAGTGACTAGATATTCTGGGTGAAGATACCGGGGCGGGAAACACCCGGCTCCATACCGAACCCGGCAGTTAAGCCGCCTCGGGCCGATGGTAGTATGTGGGCAACTGCATGCGAGAGTAGGTATCGCCCAGATGTTTTCAAAAAGGAGAGTCTTTTGACTCTCCTTTTATTTTTGCTTTGCCGGAAATCTTCCCGTAAGTTCATCTGTTGTAAAAATCCCGCAGGTCCTCCAGGAGCTGCTTTTGAGCCTGTGGATTGAAGTAGATCATGTGTCCGCCGGGATAAACTTTGTGGGTTATATTTTTTTGCAGGGATTTGGGTATCTCCAGATGGTTCAGACTGTAAGCCACCGATTCGTAGGGACATTCCAGGTCGAATCTACCGCTGGCGACGAAAACTTTGAAGTACGGAGCCCTGATTATAGCCTGGGCGAGCGCCTTGCTGGCGTCGGGGTATCCCGTGTTTAGCGAGTCGGGACTCACTGGAGCCGGTCTGCCGCTCTCCCAGTTCCAGTTGAGATAGACCTCCGCGTTGCCGCTACGGTAGGGTAATGTAGTAAGATAGCCTAGCTCTCTCTTGAAATAGTCGTTGGCACATGTTTTTAGCTGACCTGAAAGAGCGAACATGGCTTCATCGTTCGAATCACCTACATAAGGGCCGAAAGCCGTTATTCTGGCATCGTACATACTCAAGGATCTTCCCTCTTCCTCCAGCAGGAGAGTGGCGAATTCCACGGCGTTAACCCTCAAATCTCTTTTATAAAGGACTTCGACGTCGATTCCTGTAAAATCGCCGAGCTTCGAAGCCGCCTCCCATTTTCTCTCCTCGGAAAGCCCGCTTCCTTTCCACAGTGAGACTATGTACTCCTCTTCCACCCACTTTCTGGATAAATCGATAGCTTTCTGAAGATCAGTCATGAGGTAAGCCGGCAACTTCCCGTGGTACCAGGCGGCCGCAGTATAGGTCGGGATCGATAACGCCAGCGCGGTGTCGTCCATTGAACTCCACTGAATCGTTCCGAGATCGAAGACCGGCGAGATGAAGATGATGCCCTCGGGGAAAACTCCAAGGTCCTGCAAATAGCTGGCCAGGTACGAACCACGAATACCTCCGTAACTCTCGCCGAGTATGTACACGGGAGAACGTCGCCGGCCGCTCCAGTCGAGGTAAGACTGAATGAAACCGGCAAAGACTGCCACGTCTTCCTTTACATCCCAGAAACGCTGTGGATCGATTCCGTCGGCAACTTCGCTGTATCCCGTACCAACGGGGTCAATAAACACCAAGTCGGTTACGTCCAGCAGAGTGTAGGGATTATCCACCAGACTGTACGGCGGCGCGGGGATCTCAGTGCCGTCACCGCTCCTGTCTACAACTCTGGGACCGAAGGCACCTAAATGGAGGAACATGGCTGCGACACCGGGACCGCCGTTGAAGGCGAAAGTCACGGGTCTTGAGGGGTCTTCTCTTTCCAGCAACCTTTCGTACGAGACGCTGAAGATCCGTACCATCTCTTTTCCATTCTGGTCTGCCACGGGGAGAAGTCCCGCCGTGACTGTGTATGTTATGTTCTCACCATCGATTACAACGGTGTTTGTTTTACTTACCTCGTTGATCTGCTCGGTGGATAGAGCTACAGAGAAAGCGACCAAAAACAGAAAGAAAACTAAGAACGTTCTTTTCCCGGCCATTCGAAACACCTCCTTTGTATTATTATAGTCTTCATGTCTTCTTGTAGTAGGTGTCTTCAAATGTACTGATGTGCAATCTGCGTATCAGATAGTCAACGTAATGGAGGTTACAGGTTAGAAAGTCTAGATCTTCACATCTTCACACCTTCACACCTCTCCCCTCCTACCTCTCACCTCGGATTTACCGAGAACCTGGACGCGCAGCGTCGGAACGATGAACGGTTCTTTTGCTCTTTCCAAGGACCGGGATCCACTCCTTAGAAACCCGTGATTCTGAGTCAAGCTCAGAATGACGAGAAGGGAGAAAGACTGTCATCCCGTGTCATCCCGTTAACCGCTCCCATCCTGTCATCCCGTAGTGCTCCTATACGGGATCCCGCTCTTACCGTTTTTCGCGAAGACCGGGATTCTGGCTAGGAACATGCCAGGATGACGTGAGGGGAGAGCCTGCCCTGAAATGCTCCTATTCAGGGTTCCTATTCAGGGTCATCCCGGACCCCGATCCGGGATCCACTCCTTAGAAAACCGTGATTCTAAGTCAAGCTCAGAATGACATCAAGTGAGTCCGGCATGACGTTAGGGGACTGTCATCCCGTGTCATCCCGTAGTGTTCTTATACGGGATCCCGCTCTTCTCGCTCGTCTCTAACCAGAGGTAAGAGGAATGAGGTCAGAGGTAAGAAGATCAAAATCTCGCTCTTCTCGCCTCACACCTCTACCCTCTCACCTCTGG
This portion of the Mesotoga infera genome encodes:
- a CDS encoding LemA family protein; this encodes MVILFIVLGIVVVLALWIIGVYNNLVTLKKRVENAWSQIDVQLKRRHDLIPNLVNSVKGYMKFEQETLEKVMQARARAVSAQGVGDKIKAEQELGGVLGRLLAIVENYPDLKANTNVSQLMEELTSTENKISYARQFYNDSATKFNTKIEIFPNNIVVGFFGGKFEAFPLFEVTEGERETPKVDLSF
- a CDS encoding M48 family metallopeptidase; the protein is MAFTVDFYEQGRKNVRKTIVLVVVFLVMMAAFGLIIDIIFGILPIFTLIFLVVALVQLLISLSSGKEIVLKSVRAREARQDDPEERQLKNIVDELSLAAGMAKPPEVYVVDDDTVINAFATGRKSEDSVICVTSGLLKQLDREETSGVIGHELSHIVNRDILIMTLISALLGAVVIIQLMAFRALIAYVRFGAFGAATRSRRSSKKGDNSTLVILAFLAAVAGLGAVFSFIGRLSLLAVSRTREYFADARAVELTRNPVGLSRALRKIVTNSQKMKTANIATAHLFISDPLKRHINNKSSFFASLWSTHPPIAMRISILENRSLKEVESELASYL
- a CDS encoding S10 family peptidase, with the translated sequence MAGKRTFLVFFLFLVAFSVALSTEQINEVSKTNTVVIDGENITYTVTAGLLPVADQNGKEMVRIFSVSYERLLEREDPSRPVTFAFNGGPGVAAMFLHLGAFGPRVVDRSGDGTEIPAPPYSLVDNPYTLLDVTDLVFIDPVGTGYSEVADGIDPQRFWDVKEDVAVFAGFIQSYLDWSGRRRSPVYILGESYGGIRGSYLASYLQDLGVFPEGIIFISPVFDLGTIQWSSMDDTALALSIPTYTAAAWYHGKLPAYLMTDLQKAIDLSRKWVEEEYIVSLWKGSGLSEERKWEAASKLGDFTGIDVEVLYKRDLRVNAVEFATLLLEEEGRSLSMYDARITAFGPYVGDSNDEAMFALSGQLKTCANDYFKRELGYLTTLPYRSGNAEVYLNWNWESGRPAPVSPDSLNTGYPDASKALAQAIIRAPYFKVFVASGRFDLECPYESVAYSLNHLEIPKSLQKNITHKVYPGGHMIYFNPQAQKQLLEDLRDFYNR
- a CDS encoding DUF2207 family protein — its product is MKRRFQRKDFFIIFMIVSGFFMFVAMGNGYWRENAPYKISSVDIKATLDRNGFLSVSETSLYELSRNNRTASKRLHLSYPAVLESFNVQVDQTTGVVREVSSSPGGFDVRIFVNEDVESFTASTNYRLSGVVENGSDVSVLSYRFWEPNSDAMTRNISLSLELPEQIARTITTESIFLKPYKEAKITIEGNRVLLSMKSVLSSASAEIMVVFPRSIGNSMSTAINTTISRSSIEKENETSMFQQAFLSGLIGFQIAVPIFVLFFTFILFGIEPQIKTEIGHRIDSAPGYLLNAIVKNPFQEVDRDGFLATILELHNSGQIKLQGRTILTSVKNNTMPTQQQWAIQAIKSLGSDGKDEVEIPDQEHKGEGIEAFNRHYGFWQKHAMKVVRSGRFYEHLGSTVMSVFSIFFLITWSLILKYLFANWQVYLTFPDETLVLSIVLYADWCLGWFLLMIPKSIFGRWTPSGRLFYMEWKNAEKEILAKQEFSDEDLEKLVALGHLQTLLADRKRLSERQLELLRTLQRLELLLTKPKE
- a CDS encoding HAD-IIA family hydrolase, coding for MLKSKKLFVSDMDGTFYLGDKLLPGSLDFAIKVRDMGARLVFLTNNSSRTPDEYIRKLTKMGVNRELFEVYTSGEATVRFLMEKYPGRRVYLLSTPSVREMFHRAGINLVEEDPEVVVLTYDTTIDFGKIRKTALFLRKGVAYVASHPDINCPTEEGPVPDVGSFISLFESSTGRKPDWIIGKPSPTILEMLLEDYSQTADGCVIIGDRLYTDIECGLRAGVDAILVLSGETTPEMVSPDHPYIIANDVGEIAKLISQEFTV
- a CDS encoding glutaredoxin family protein, yielding MDAKVVVYSTPTCPWCKRAKDYFKSNGIPFKDYDVSKDKAKADEMVRKSRQMGVPVITIGSHVIVGFDKNKIDSLLGTH